CCAGTctgtgtttgtttgctttaaataAGAGCTTCTATTGGAAGGTGAAGTATAGCCAATTATGGGAAACACTAAACTGGCAACAACTCCGATGAGATTCTGGAAACTTGTGTGATAGTTTTTTGATCTGCCTGATCCATCTCTATAACCAGAAACTCTCCTTTCACAGTCTTCTGGTTATTCATGtgataaatggataaatctaGTGGTCTTTCACTGGTTGAGGTAGGGCTTCTGACTAGTTGACCCATACTGTTCTCTACCTACAGAACTGAATGCACTTCAGGAGGAGCTGAAGCATTTAAATGTCATTGTGTTGGGCTTTCCTTGTAATCAATTTGGAAAACAAGAACCaggaaaaaactcagagattctCTCTGGGCTCAAGTGAGTGCCTGCATAGGGTCCTGCAGAGACTGTCATGATTCCCCTTCCTCATGCTGCCTAGAGGCCCTCCCATTCTAGGAACTTCTGTGGTGGTTGATAGATCAAATGGGTTGAAGAATATCACCACAATGCTATGAAGCTTTGAATTCAATCTGTCCATGTTGGCAGTGTTCAAATATTTGCTCtccccattttctttttgtttattttttttttgaacccagggtcaaTGCTAaacaaactctctaccactgaactacacccctggCCTGTTCTCTCTACCTTTGAGTTCTTTTGATGATCAAACCACCGGAGGATTTACTAGAAAAGAAGTCcaggagaaaaggagggaatataggaaatgaaaatgaatcagGAAACTTGCCTTCCTAATTTCTTGGAATTCTTTATTGGCTCCTTAGAGTCTATGGTTGAAATCCTGATTCTTGGGGACCCTCTCTTTACCTTCCTTGTCTACAACATCTTCGTTTTaatctctgatttctttttgtgGTAAAGTTTTGGTAGCATTACTATCCTTTCTTAATTTGGATCCCCATTGGTTCCTGCAGGTATGTGCGTCCAGGTGGTGGCTTTGTCCCCAATTTTCAGCTCTTTGAGAAAGGGgatgtaaatggagaaaaagaacagGAGGTCTTTACATTCCTCAAGGTGAGTAAACATAAACCTGGCATGGATTGGTTTCTATCGGTAGAGATAAACTGAAAGCAAAGGGGCTTGTGTTAAAAAGAGATTTTCTGTTAAAAAATCATGGCAATACCTCCTATGAAGACTTGGCTTCAAGTAGAGGAAACATGTAATATCTGATAGCTCTGACATGAACTAACCTCCCTTACTGAATGAtaataattcattaattcataatCATTTATTAAATCCCTAATATGTGCAAAGGACTGTGCTGTACAATGAGTTAACAAATACTAATAGGACGTATTCTCTTTCCTGAATGAACTCATATATTTATTCAGGAGACAAACACAGATATGGATCGGGTAGAGTGTCATATGGTAAGTGAATTTTGAATTACAGAACATTAAAACAAGAGAATACCAGGATAGAAGGACTCCCCAGGATATCTTAGTACCCTTGTCCCCAAATTCTTATCTGCAGAACAAGTCTGGTTCTTGGTATTTTCACCCATCCACAGTGAACGGGGGGTGGGATGGACAATATAGAGAGTTTTCAATAAACCCCAACCTATTGCATATAAAAGACTATAATTTATCCATAACAAATCACCATTAGGTTACACCATATAAATTGACTTTTTATTGCTCAAAAAATAGTGATATCATCATTTTGGATCAGCTAAGCCTAATAATGAAAAATCCTTTATGGCTATAGTATATtcttatgtcaaaatgaatgtTGATAATTCTATATTAGAATTagctattgaattttttttgggggggcctATGAAATCCTAATTCTGGGACTTATTCCTTTAAACCAACCTATTATTTTTTacctaaggaaaataaaactatagaataTGACTTGCCctcagctggggttgtggctcagtggtagagcacttgcctacatgtgcaaggccctgagttcaatgctcagcatcacataaaaaataaataaaaaagatttaaaaaaagaatatgacttGCTTAAGAAAATGGAAGATACTCTTTTACTGATACACCATGATAAAATCATGGGAATagaagagagacaaagaaagggaGAGTGCTCTCTGTTTATTGTTATGCTTTTTACCTTCTGGTTGTTTGGTATTTGGTGTATTGGTGATGATACATTGAAATGTCTATGGTTGACTAGAAgtattttaaatagttaatatATTAACTATTTGTATAATAGAGGAAATAATAATGGCAAGAAAACCCCCTAGGTGTAGGAAGAAGACCAGACCACATAGAAGcagaaataaacttatttttccatttttcatatctgtacTCCAGAATTCCTGCCCTCCAACCTCTGAACTTTTGGGTTCTTCAAAACAACTCTTCTGGGAGCCCATGAAGGTCCATGATATCCGCTGGAATTTTGAGAAGTTCCTGGTGGGGCCTGATGGAGTCCCTGTCATGCGCTGGTTCCACCAGATTCCAGTCAGTACAGTCAAATCGGACATCCTGGAATACCTAAAGCCGTTTGATACCCAGTAGGAAGGGCTACACTGGCAGAAGTAGCCACCCTGCCTCTCTCCTGAAGAATATGTCTAAAGTGCCCATCTTTGCTCCACACTCCTTCCTATTCATCCTCCATATGATCAAATCATTCTGTACTACCTAAACAGCTGTTCATGAACGTTTgaacaggggtgtgtgtgtgtgtgtatttgaagattaaggaaagaaaaccaaatctttgattatgaaaatataaattttctccaAACTATTACAAAGGAAAGTCATTTTAGGGTAAATGATTCAGACTACCCTTGGTCTGTTAAAAAGTTCCCCAGAAGTTCTGACCGCCATCCTTTCCCTGTCCTGACagactgaagaaagaaagaactgatgGCAAGACTCTCTAGGTCACCTTCCTAGCCTCACTGTCCTCCAAGGAGGGCATGCTTTGTTAAACTTCCTCTCCCTGCTTTGTTCTCCTTTATTCCTCTGCCACCCTATAGTTATAGTGTAGGATTCTGGAGACAGAGTGAGAGCAGAAACCTCATCTCACATAAAAGGAGGGGCATTTCTATGATGGTGGGTCCTAAAGCCCCTCTGAACCTTCCTGGGTGCCTGTCCCTTAGTGCATTCAGGTCACGGCACCTGGGCAGGAATGTCCTTTCATTCTGAACATGGGTTTTCTCCTCACTGTAAGTCTCCCAACTTTAAGCATATCAttgacacaaataaaaaaaattaaaaaattctgcaGCAACTGGGCTTCAAGTGATGTTTTCCCAGTCCCACATTTTGTCTGCATTCATACCTCTTCTTTGTTCCTGATTTCTTAACCTCCTTACTTtgcttttcagaattttatttctctcaaaaGCACTTTAGAGCTTACCTTGGCGCATTCAAAATTACTGGGTGAAACTGTAGACATACAGCTGCTGTGacccttttttttgtgtgtgtggtgctgcaatcaaatccagggcctcatgcatgttaggcaggcactctaccactaagctacatccccagtgggAGCACTGACCTCTTAATGTCAGGCCCCTCTATGCCTCCTATTCAGGTCTCCTGGCTAAGCACCTGTATGAGAGAAGTTCTTTGCTTCTGAAAgaatcctccctccctccctccccccacctctaataaatacacataaatttgtttataaaattttcatgCTGACTATTAAAATCTGAAAACACATAAAAgcagaacaaatataaaaagtgtattaaaaaaaaaaagaaaagaaaaaaactcctaATTGGAGATTCAAAACACCTCTGAAAAGCCCTACTTTCCCTTTGTTGTTTTATCCCGGGTTTCAGtttgtgactaaaaggctcaggggtcactccaggtaaactgggctgactgggctgcacaaaataaccacacaagagacacaaatacctttttctttggggtcgctgtgatggctcctctgaccttaagggtccgcaggaagacagagagagagagagagagagcccccccacacacacacagacatacacgcaagctgaccccttttattgaggagaagctattcaaatgaggcaaggggtcaggtttcagggggctgagtctattttcatgatgtccactgtcagcaggttgactgacatctaggtaggccacacccaaggacacagtaagagaagaggacacacacaaggcacttccatggaagattctatcctaaacagggcaaggggttatattacaaaggaacaggtgagcgtagcttcacccatggggctgtaggaagacgCAGTCACTGAACCCTAGAAGAGTGGGACAGTATAGCAGCATGGGTGCCTAAGGCCACATcgcccagcaggggagttaaTTCAGTCAATATGAGGTTGGTCTCCCATAGTTTTATAAttgaaactaaatattttataatagactgagatttcaggaaataagacacaaaggaaaggaaagattaggtgagaaggaaaataaaatagttgcttttctcttattttcaacaGATTATTTTGGCACAGGTGGctgcactttaaaatattttaccctTAAGTCTGGCATGGCAaagagtttaaggccagcctcagcaatttagcaagatccacAGCAAcccagcaagatcctgtctcaaaataaaaaataaaaaaggactggagaagtAGTTCAGTGTTAAGAGtacacctgggtttaatccacagcaccacacaAAAGTGCAGGAAATATAACATTCTGTATGTGTATTTGtgagagagagggtggggtgggaagaATTGTTTCAGAAGCAGTATGTATCAGTGAGTAACATCAAACATTATGGGGATCATAATTCTGCTGCATACTTAAGTGGAAATATGATCTCtgacttaattttttatataGGAACATGGAAATTGACAAACTAAACAGAAATGATCacgaaaatgatttttttttcatttttaaaatttattttatttttatttccacattttttattagtgtattttttattgctgtaCCTAACAATAAGagttgttgttacatatttatacatgcaaaaattttaacaatataatgGGCCCTAGCACTTCTTccatccctcccctcctcctatcccttggtccctttcctctactgatctccctttgattaagaaaatgatttttaagaacCTAAAATTTCTAAGTGGCAGAcacataagagaaaaataaaaaatttggatGCTTTGCTTTCTTGAATTCAAAATCTAATagggaaatgaattttttaaaaaaatctggccATTCTTGACCATAAACTATAGGATTTGAGACTTCCATTAATCATTTATCTGGTGCCATGGCAGTTTTAAGGACATAACAGAATTAGCCACAAGTGGTATCGagaaatgtgttttaattttgaattcttcTCAATCTCTGAAGTTCTTAAAGCCATCCCTAGACCTCAACAGTTCTCCGGAGAGTTTCAGATCTGTTAACTATTTTCAGATCAGGATAAGTAAGGTCCAGCAAGTGGGTGGAGGATGAGGTGACACAGTGTATACAACTCTTTTCAGATACTGGTTTATCCAGTCTTATAGAAGCTAGATtacttatgtacatatatgaatataccacatgaATCTTCACATTATGTTCAACCACAAGACTGGAAACCTAATTAGAATAGGTTTtgctccatgtttgtataaatatgtcaaagtatactctactgttatgtataactaaaaagaacaaatttaaaaaataaaacagagagaagttagattattattactatcattaCCATCTCAGGCATTGTTGCTGTAGAGAAGTAAATGCTCAAGGGGAGTAACATTCCTAAAGTAGTGAAGAAAGAGCCTTTAATTTAAGCATATTGTGCTGGAATATCTGTGAGAGTTTGCAATCTTGCTGCGGCTCTGAAAAATTCAACCTCCATACTCCTGATGCCCTCCAGTGGCTGTCCCCGAAGAGAAAAGTAAATGTTATGAGAAGAGCCAAAGTCAGgaaaagtagaaacaaaaaaatGTCTGCCAAGGGATGACAGGTGTTGGGTAAGCAGATTAGAATGTTGCAAACAATGACAACAatgttgataataataataataataataataatgtaaaagtttttataaaaagaggataaagaaaaaaattctacttcTCTTCTCCTCAACCAATCCCCATTATAGCTCTCAGTGACCAAGGAAAGCTATACACAGAAACTTCTGGGAAGAGGGGGACTTCCCAAGAGTGGCTCAAGAGGTCTCGTCTCTTATTGAAGCTAAATGATTGCTATTCCTATCATGGTGACTATGATTTTCATCACAGGAGTTGCTCTTGCTATGGAACTTTTCCTTCCAACCAGAAGTTCCCACATCTCAGGCACATCAGGTAAACTGGAGCTAGTTAGTTCCATAAAGCCACAACACCACTGAGAACCTATGACACATCTGGAATTTCTATGCATTATTGATCACAAAACCTTTGGGGAGGGTTCTCAGGCAGGTCCAGAAGGTTCTAAATTCTCAGAAACCAGGACTCAGACCCTCTAATCATCCTATCCCAAGATTTGCTCAGGAGCCcatttctggatataagattccaGTATAGTCTTCTCCATATGAGTTAATTTGTGAATGCAACATCTTCCCTGTAGATTGTGTGGACACTGCGGTTTTTAGCTTTTGGATGTGCCTGAGTCAGTGCTAGAAGCCAGATTtccaaaagatgaaaaataatagGCCATGGTTCATTCCAGAGCACATCAAATCTTGCTCCTATGGTCTCACAAATTCTTGACTTGGTTTTTGTTCCCTACAAACAGAATCTGGGACTCAGACACACATAAATAATTAAGAGAGCCATCTCAAAAGAAAGGGAATCCATGAAGCAGGATAGGGCAGGGGAAAGAGAAGTATAGATGCAATTTCCTTTGTGTCTTATTTCCTGAAATCCAGTTTGGAGTTTAGCATCAGAATGAATTACATTATAGTTGTCCCCTCTGGAGGGAAGAGGGATGGCCTTTGTAATGCCATCAGTCATTGGCTTATGGGTTCACCCTTGGGCTATATAGGCACTCCCTTTGACTGAAGAAAATCCTCTGAAGAATTTTAGCTGTAAGCCATTAATATCCAACTTTCAGTGCTAGTGGAGGTGGTACCACTAGCCCAGTAAAGCAAATTTGGTAAGACCATAGACATCTATCACCTCCTCACAAACAACTCACTATTCAGAAGGATCCCCAGTGAAGACCCTGAGAAAATAACATTGACAATCCTTCACTCAATCACCATTTTCCCTTTCATGACTTCTATCTCTAGGAAAATGCTTCACAAAGTATGGTCCCTGGCCAGTAGCGGTAGCAttactggagattttttttttttttagaaatatacttTTCATATCCTTCTTAGACTCACTGAATCACAAATTCTGGGAGTAGGCCCAGCAATTATGGTTTTCAAAAGCCTTTGGGGTGATCTTAATTCTTGCTAAAGTTTGAGGACTATTGCTCTAAGCAATAGAGAATTTGCAGAAACATTTGCCATTTTGACATACAATGAGTGAGAATTTCTATTGTAATCATGTGGTTACAGACTCCTGTTCACAGCCACCACCATACTGTATTGGTGGATTCAAGCAACCACAGATGGAAAACActgtatttaggaaaaaatattgtgCTTGTACTGACCATgtacaaacttttttctttaattattcccTTAACAACACAGTATACAATCATTTGCATGGCATTTTATATTGGATTGGTTATTTTAAGTCACCTAGAGAAGATTTAAAGTATAGAGGAGGACTGCATAGATTATATACAAATACCAGGTCATTTTATATGAGACTTGAGTTTCTACAGATTTTGGTGTCCGATAGTGATAAGTTATAGACGTGAGCAGTGGGAACATgaagttaagggaataattctataaactgggccCACAGTGCTGATCctgaaaagctttttttttttttttttttttttaacaaagcaaTTTACCCACAACCCTGCCTGGCTAAAATCAACAGGATATTTACATTCTCAGCAAACAACTGTTATCTGCAGGAGGAATGCAGATCAGAAATACCATAACACAAGTTACCcgaaagtggtggtggtggtagggtgTTTGTGCCCCTTACACAGACCATGTTTTcagagcaacatgtctgaaatccttCTGGCATGATCACAAGTGAGAGAGCTACCTCAGCTCTGCAATGGACCCTTGTCATATAACATTAGGGTCATGGACAACTACATATATTTAGACTCTACTTCTGGTTCCCAGCATAGAACTTCTAAAGCTCTTGTCATTTTCCTGGGtgattgttagagtctgtaaacaagtcaaaataacacctggcattttgccaggggaatgttagagtttgtaaacaagtctggatggtgcctggcaaaatgccagagggagtggtttgagaagtaacaaaagcgagccattaagtgtggagattccttattggttgactgttaattagataagctgtgtggaatgtataaatactgctcctgtcctgcaataaacggcttccactcctgctgtatcaacgtacacaagttattcgtccccccccccctcccccccccccccccccccgttattttgcccagccagccgggctgcggcaggtGATAGGGATGAAACCTCCAATTAAAACCCTAAACAACATGGGCTGGGGTTTGGTTCAGTGTCAGAGTacttgcttcacacatgtgaggcactaggttctattctcagcaccacataaaaataaataaacaaaataaagatgttgtgtctatgtataagtaaaacaaaacaaaacaaaaacataaaacaaaacaataacccCCTAAACAACAAGATTTGGAGAACACATGGAGATTTCTACAGCATGGCCTACCTGAAGAAAGAATGGATGCTGTACCCTTCACGTACCCACCTTGCCTTAAGCACCTCTTTATCTGTACCCTTTGTAATATCCTTTACAATGTGAATCAAgaaataataaacttaaaaatcaaagcaatggTAGTTTTTATTTGGGTACAGATTAGATTTGCAAATTAGGTGACACAGGTttaaggggctagggatatagctcagttagtagagtgcttacttTACATGCAGTAAAGCCTTGGGTTCTAATCCCCACCACCAGAAATAGCTACAACAAAAAATCCACATTACTATCCTATCTAGGAAAGAAGGACTGAGATTTTTGAAGAGAGGGGAACACTGGAGTGAAGTAACttattttgaacaattttttattGGCTATATTGTTACAGAAGTAATTTTGAACAAACTGAGATTGGCGCTGAGTGTCTAGCATACGTGACTGGTTGCAAGGGGACTCTTATGAGTGGGTTTTTAGTTAAGTGGTAGGTAAATCCTTTGAGACTATCAGCAAGTCAGAAGCCCTAGGGTGTcgcagcctggctggctgggcaaaataaacggggggggggggggtgggggggggggtggggtgacGCGTGTACGTtaatacagcaggagtaggagccgtttattgtaggacaacagaggtatttatacattttacacagcttatcttaattagcataaactagatacatcagtcaaccaataagaaatctccacacttaatggctcgctggtgttacttcacaaaccactccctctggcattttgccaggcgccatccagacttgtttacagactctaacactaggGTTGGAAACTGTCAAAGTATCttgtaaatacattaaaaaaaaaaagaaagaaagaaaaagaaaaaagaaataaaaaggcaaagcATTTTTTCTGGAGTTAAAGATTGAGGGATTTGTGTCTGTAAAGCAAACTGATCGAATTCTTTATTCCTCACTCTTGATATATAAGCCCTTGTCCTGCTGTTAACAAGAATCCTGTTAGGTCAGTTTAGCAAAAATCTCTCTTCTCTTAGTGTTTcttcttagtaattttccatccacTAATTCCCCTCCCCTGCTTTTTGGCTATAAATCTCCACTTGTCCCTTTTGTAGTCAAGAGTTGGGTTCAGTGTTCAGTCTTTTCTCCTTATTGCAATGATATTGACCTTTATTGCAACAATATTAAGTGAAGTCTTCCTTATCATTTAAcaaatgtcaaaataattttctttcacgTATCTTTCATTTGACCAATATTGTGATTTGGGTCAAAACcagttctcattttattttgccttcattgcTCTCACTACAAGTGTTCTCTTGTTCTTTCAAGTTTCAGATTACAAGCATTCTTTTCTTTGAATCTCTGGGAAATTTTGTTCCCAATTTTGACCCTTTTTCCCTGTCACAATTATGGAACCAATAATAAGACTTGGCACCAATTGAATAGTGGAGACTTTTATTCTTGGTCAAGAATAGGAGAAATGGGAAATAAACTTGCAAATCAATTTCCTATTTCATGAGGAACAGAAGGTTATAGGTAAAGGGtaaaagaaatgaggaagaggGGTGAGCTAACAATGGGAAGTAATATTCAAGTCTTTTATTATAAAGAGGTTAGAGGTTGTCTAGGTCATGCTGGCAGCCATCTTAGATCTAACCACTTTTAGCTAGCCCTCCTGACGAGGGCTTTCCAGCCTTCTGGCTTTCTGGCCTCAAATATAAACAAGATTAGGGTGTGGTAGAAATTCAGCTGGGTACCTAAGCAGTATAAGCTTTAGGGCAGGGTAACAGTTCCCAGATAGGAATTTTTACTTCTCCCCCAACTTTTCCTTACAGACTGTATACCTTTTCTTGCTTCCTGGTAAAGGGATGAGTAAAAcagttttaattcttttagatTCTCTTTGGTTTCTGAAAGACAATGGCCTCAACTCACTATTTTACAACCCATTAAACATACACAagaacacacattaaaaaaataaagagaacatatatcaacaaagaaaaaagggaaagattaTAACTAACATTTCATAGAAAGGAAAAGCAAGTGGctttaaaattcttgaaaaaatattt
This portion of the Marmota flaviventris isolate mMarFla1 chromosome 6, mMarFla1.hap1, whole genome shotgun sequence genome encodes:
- the Gpx6 gene encoding glutathione peroxidase 6 translates to MNWQFQATCLFPLFLVGFCQEILKPQMVKMDCNKGVTGTIYEYGALTLSGDEYIQFKNYAGKHVLFVNVATYCGLTAQYPELNALQEELKHLNVIVLGFPCNQFGKQEPGKNSEILSGLKYVRPGGGFVPNFQLFEKGDVNGEKEQEVFTFLKNSCPPTSELLGSSKQLFWEPMKVHDIRWNFEKFLVGPDGVPVMRWFHQIPVSTVKSDILEYLKPFDTQ